One part of the Rutidosis leptorrhynchoides isolate AG116_Rl617_1_P2 chromosome 1, CSIRO_AGI_Rlap_v1, whole genome shotgun sequence genome encodes these proteins:
- the LOC139886273 gene encoding transcription termination factor MTEF1, chloroplastic codes for MYLLLPRHPTLCSVSTPSHRYLQFKTSHRTNLRYLKSLGIISPGLSTTPSPETVSHILYTIDYFKSKGFSEPDFSRIAFLSPHIFTPSFNPTATEPVFEFLTNELAASLEDSCGLILKCPHILESDPEYCLKPTLDYLTKLGIKQLNTPTTLNAHLLDTRVDKLKEKMRFLRSVGFSIEESRRVCGRFPAIFGYGIDHNLKPKFDYLVWKMKRNGREEVNKFPQYFGFSLGNRIKPRHLHLKQRNVDSEVPLNRMLLWSDVRFYKKWK; via the coding sequence ATGTATCTTCTTCTCCCTCGTCATCCTACACTCTGCTCTGTCTCAACTCCATCACACCGCTACCTTCAGTTCAAAACATCTCACCGGACAAACCTCCGCTACCTCAAATCGCTCGGTATCATCTCACCAGGATTATCAACAACTCCGTCTCCGGAAACAGTCTCTCATATTCTATACACCATAGACTACTTTAAATCCAAGGGCTTTTCAGAACCAGATTTTTCAAGAATCGCCTTTCTCTCCCCACATATATTCACCCCATCATTCAATCCAACTGCTACTGAACCGGTTTTCGAGTTTTTAACCAACGAGTTAGCAGCTTCGTTGGAGGACTCATGTGGGTTGATCCTCAAATGCCCTCACATTCTTGAATCGGACCCAGAATACTGCTTGAAACCGACACTCGATTACCTTACAAAATTAGGAATTAAGCAGTTGAACACACCTACAACTTTGAATGCTCATTTATTAGATACAAGAGTGGATAAACTAAAAGAGAAAATGAGGTTCTTGCGAAGCGTTGGGTTTTCCATCGAGGAATCAAGAAGGGTTTGTGGGCGGTTTCCTGCAATATTTGGGTACGGGATAGATCATAATTTGAAACCAAAGTTTGATTATTTGGTTTGGAAAATGAAGAGGAATGGTAGAGAAGAAGTGAACAAGTTCCCACAATATTTTGGGTTCAGTTTGGGAAATAGAATAAAGCCTAGACATTTACATTTGAAGCAGAGGAATGTTGATAGTGAGGTACCATTGAATAGAATGTTGCTATGGAGTGATGTAAGATTTTacaagaaatggaaatga